TATCCACCTGAGCCGTAAGAAAGTGTTACTCAATCGGGAAATTAACTTAGCTCAAAATCTTTCAGTGTAAGAATATGATTGCCCCAAAATTTAACAAAATCAATTTAATTTTATTGAGCGTAAGCAGTTTGGTGATTTTGTTGGGAATATCCGCTAACTTGATTCCAGGTGGATCTTCATTGTCTCCAAAAACCCTGGCTCAAAATGTTCGAGATGGGGAAGCATTAGAACAACAAAAAGCGGCTCAAGTTATTCGCCACTATTATGACGCGATTAACCGCAAAGACTACAGAAGCGCTTATGCAGATTGGGCAGGAGAAGGCTCTGCTAGCGGAAAATCCTTTGAGCAGTTCAGCAGAGGTTTTGCAAATACTGCATCAGTTAAGGTAAACATTGGAAAACCGGATAGTATAAATGGAGCAGTAGGCTCTTTATATGTGACAATTCCTGTGACTCTTACTGCTACAAACGTTAATGGCACAACTCAACGCTTCACAGGTATCTA
This DNA window, taken from Aerosakkonema funiforme FACHB-1375, encodes the following:
- a CDS encoding Cif family virulence factor, whose translation is MIAPKFNKINLILLSVSSLVILLGISANLIPGGSSLSPKTLAQNVRDGEALEQQKAAQVIRHYYDAINRKDYRSAYADWAGEGSASGKSFEQFSRGFANTASVKVNIGKPDSINGAVGSLYVTIPVTLTATNVNGTTQRFTGIYTLKRINDVPGSTPEQRRWHLYSARIILVN